From one Suricata suricatta isolate VVHF042 chromosome 8, meerkat_22Aug2017_6uvM2_HiC, whole genome shotgun sequence genomic stretch:
- the LOC115298419 gene encoding protein CEBPZOS-like has translation MSRTMEPLAKKIFKGVLVVELVGVFGAYFLFNKMNTSQDFRQTMSKKFPFILEVYYKSIEQSGKYGLREQDQEKWLNSKN, from the coding sequence aTGTCCCGCACTATGGAACCGCTGGCAAAGAAGATCTTTAAAGGAGTTTTAGTAGTTGAACTTGTGGGAGTTTTTGGagcatattttttgtttaataagaTGAACACAAGTCAAGATTTCAGGCAAACAATGAGCAAAAAATTTCCCTTCATCTTGGAAGTTTATTACAAATCCATTGAGCAGTCTGGAAAGTATGGACTTAGAGAGCAAGATCAAGAAAAATGGCTGAATAGCAAAAATTAA